A genome region from Astyanax mexicanus isolate ESR-SI-001 chromosome 19, AstMex3_surface, whole genome shotgun sequence includes the following:
- the rasd4 gene encoding ras-related protein Rap-1b: MSLDVKEEKTEIRLVFMGAAGVGKTALIQRFLQDSFEPKHRRTVEELHSKEYEVGGVKVTINIMDTSGSYSFPAMRKLSIQNGDAFALVYSVDDPESLDAVKSLREEILEVKEDKFTPIVVVGNKTDRLGERRVSADDVLATVELDWNNCFLEASAKENNNVLEVFRELLQQANLPSRLSPALCRRRETFPKNVGTRPPMNKTNSCTVS; encoded by the coding sequence atgTCGCTGGACGTCAAAGAAGAGAAGACAGAGATACGCCTGGTCTTCATGGGAGCGGCCGGCGTCGGGAAGACAGCCCTGATCCAGCGCTTCCTCCAGGACAGCTTCGAACCCAAGCACCGCCGCACCGTCGAGGAGCTCCACAGCAAAGAGTACGAGGTTGGCGGCGTCAAGGTGACCATCAACATCATGGACACCAGCGGCAGCTACTCCTTCCCCGCCATGCGCAAACTGTCCATCCAGAATGGGGACGCCTTCGCCCTGGTCTACTCCGTGGACGACCCCGAGTCGCTGGACGCCGTCAAGAGCCTGCGAGAGGAGATCCTGGAGGTCAAGGAGGACAAGTTCACCCCCATCGTGGTGGTGGGCAACAAGACGGACCGGCTGGGCGAGCGGCGGGTGTCGGCCGACGACGTCCTCGCCACTGTGGAGCTGGACTGGAACAACTGCTTCCTGGAAGCTTCCGCCAAAGAGAACAACAACGTCCTGGAAGTGTTTAGAGAACTTCTTCAGCAAGCCAACCTGCCCAGCCGCCTGAGTCCTGCCCTGTGCCGCCGCAGAGAGACATTCCCCAAGAACGTGGGGACGAGACCGCCCATGAACAAGACCAACAGCTGCACCGTGTCCTGA